A stretch of Rhododendron vialii isolate Sample 1 chromosome 4a, ASM3025357v1 DNA encodes these proteins:
- the LOC131322082 gene encoding monothiol glutaredoxin-S10, which yields MDRVGKLASQKAVVIFSKSSCCMCHAIKRLFYEQGVSPMVHELDEDSRGREMEWALMRLGCNPAVPAVFIGGRFVGSANNVMTLQLNGSLKKMLKDAGAIWL from the coding sequence ATGGATCGCGTAGGGAAATTGGCATCGCAGAAGGCGGTGGTGATCTTCAGCAAGAGTTCGTGTTGCATGTGCCACGCGATCAAGAGGCTATTTTACGAGCAAGGGGTGAGCCCTATGGTTCACGAGCTCGATGAGGACTCGAGAGGGAGGGAGATGGAGTGGGCTCTCATGAGGCTAGGGTGCAACCCTGCCGTCCCGGCCGTGTTCATCGGCGGTAGGTTTGTAGGCTCCGCCAACAATGTCATGACCCTTCAACTCAATGGCTCACTCAAGAAAATGCTCAAAGATGCCGGTGCTATTTGGCTCTAA